Proteins co-encoded in one Opitutus terrae PB90-1 genomic window:
- a CDS encoding alpha-L-rhamnosidase C-terminal domain-containing protein translates to MAAPFVQRSAWIWSAEGTHAAPAPESASPSHYQVRLFRRVFLLENGGREGRIAVSADSRYVLYCNGALIGRGPARGDVHHQFYDTYELAPYLHRGANVLAALVLDMSHVAHRPAALGAPGGVMTYAGGFLLEGGVVDLNDRMEILDTGAAGWKVTVDRSYRFQNDGTRFEGYHGYFEHRVSAEAPADWTAASFDDSAWPDATVLYRAERLENRRDPASPYGLVARMIPPMEVGRVARFAAGVLPGGGKPGAEWKRLAAGKGAVTIPARSTVRIILDAGRMTTAYPLVQTDGGPGAHIRLTYAEALRLPWSTVGARMLGRPQSLANLASHFADESSGWTFDARGHVTGWSDRWEPAGRPREVFEPWHWRSFRFVELEIVTAEEPMELTDLGYRFTAYPYRVEAEFACSDPRLERIWQTALHTMRLCSHETFVDCPHYEQMQYAGDTMITSKLAMLSTGDYALSRQALLQFDWSRIPDGLTQSRYPSRLLQVIPSWSLHWITSIRDYACCSGDLQTVNEVLPGVRVVLDWYRRHADPSGLPSRLPYWNITDWCSWWPRGVVPGADEGPTCIISAQFVQALAEAADLHGWVGQRHEQRRLATEVKTLRGVLRRRFWSRDEGLFFDKPGGPEVSQYGNAWAIVCGAATAADRKRMLARFPADPLLAPGSFFCWHAVFRALEAAGAYDRLPEFLGPWHEMVEAGLDTFVEENSYWRSLCHAWSAHPALEFLAGVLGVKALEPGFATVRVTPHRCGLREARGQVCTPRGPITVAWTWEKGRFRIRVTAPRELQVEIGLPDGSDHRMTHGRFETEVVIHEA, encoded by the coding sequence ATGGCTGCCCCTTTCGTTCAACGTTCTGCCTGGATCTGGTCCGCGGAAGGCACACACGCGGCGCCTGCTCCCGAGTCCGCATCGCCGTCGCATTACCAGGTGCGCCTATTCCGCCGCGTGTTTCTCCTGGAGAACGGAGGCCGGGAGGGACGGATCGCGGTTTCGGCCGACAGCCGCTATGTGCTCTACTGCAACGGGGCCCTGATCGGGCGAGGGCCGGCGCGGGGCGACGTGCACCACCAGTTCTACGATACCTACGAGCTCGCGCCATACCTGCACCGCGGCGCCAACGTACTTGCCGCGCTGGTGTTGGACATGTCGCACGTCGCGCACCGACCGGCTGCGTTGGGCGCACCGGGTGGCGTCATGACCTATGCGGGCGGCTTCCTGCTGGAAGGAGGTGTGGTTGACCTGAACGATCGGATGGAAATCCTGGATACGGGAGCGGCGGGTTGGAAGGTAACGGTCGACCGCAGCTATCGTTTTCAAAACGACGGCACGCGGTTCGAAGGGTATCATGGTTATTTCGAGCACCGCGTGTCGGCGGAAGCGCCGGCGGACTGGACGGCAGCGTCATTCGACGATTCAGCCTGGCCCGACGCGACGGTGCTGTATCGGGCCGAACGGCTGGAAAATCGACGGGATCCCGCCAGCCCGTATGGACTCGTCGCCCGGATGATTCCGCCCATGGAAGTGGGGCGGGTGGCGCGGTTCGCAGCGGGGGTGCTGCCGGGAGGCGGAAAGCCCGGTGCCGAATGGAAGCGACTCGCCGCCGGCAAGGGCGCTGTGACGATTCCAGCGCGCAGCACGGTGCGGATCATTCTCGACGCAGGGCGGATGACGACAGCGTATCCGTTGGTCCAGACGGACGGAGGCCCCGGGGCGCACATCCGGTTGACCTATGCGGAAGCACTACGATTGCCGTGGTCGACGGTTGGCGCGCGGATGCTGGGCCGGCCGCAGTCGCTGGCGAACCTAGCCTCGCACTTTGCCGACGAGTCGAGTGGTTGGACGTTCGACGCCCGCGGACACGTTACAGGCTGGTCGGACCGGTGGGAGCCCGCGGGCCGACCGCGCGAGGTTTTCGAACCGTGGCACTGGCGGTCGTTCCGCTTTGTCGAGCTGGAGATTGTCACAGCGGAGGAGCCGATGGAGCTAACGGATCTCGGCTACCGGTTCACCGCGTATCCTTATCGCGTCGAGGCGGAGTTTGCCTGTTCGGATCCGCGACTCGAACGGATCTGGCAGACGGCGCTGCATACGATGCGGCTCTGTTCGCATGAGACCTTCGTCGATTGTCCCCACTACGAGCAGATGCAGTATGCGGGGGACACGATGATCACCTCGAAACTCGCGATGCTGTCGACGGGCGACTATGCGCTGAGCCGGCAGGCGTTGTTGCAGTTCGACTGGTCGCGGATCCCCGATGGTCTGACGCAAAGCCGGTATCCTTCGCGGCTACTGCAGGTGATTCCGTCGTGGTCACTCCATTGGATCACGAGCATTCGTGACTATGCCTGCTGCTCCGGCGACCTGCAGACCGTAAACGAGGTGCTGCCGGGCGTGCGCGTGGTGCTCGATTGGTACCGCCGGCATGCGGATCCGTCCGGACTTCCGTCGCGGCTGCCGTACTGGAACATTACCGACTGGTGTTCGTGGTGGCCGCGGGGTGTCGTGCCCGGCGCCGACGAAGGTCCGACCTGCATCATCAGCGCGCAGTTTGTTCAGGCGCTGGCTGAAGCGGCCGATCTGCACGGCTGGGTGGGGCAGCGGCACGAGCAGCGGCGGCTTGCGACGGAAGTGAAGACGCTTCGCGGCGTGCTGCGCCGGAGGTTCTGGTCGCGCGATGAGGGCTTGTTCTTCGACAAGCCCGGCGGGCCGGAGGTCAGCCAGTATGGCAACGCCTGGGCCATCGTGTGCGGCGCGGCCACCGCGGCCGACCGGAAGCGCATGCTGGCGCGTTTTCCCGCCGATCCGCTGCTGGCGCCGGGGTCGTTCTTCTGCTGGCACGCCGTGTTTCGTGCGTTGGAGGCGGCCGGCGCTTACGACCGCCTGCCGGAGTTTCTCGGGCCGTGGCACGAAATGGTCGAAGCGGGTCTCGACACGTTTGTGGAGGAAAACAGCTACTGGCGCTCGCTATGCCACGCGTGGAGCGCGCATCCGGCGCTGGAGTTTCTCGCCGGGGTGTTGGGCGTGAAAGCGCTCGAGCCGGGCTTCGCGACCGTGCGCGTGACACCACACCGGTGCGGACTGCGTGAAGCCCGGGGGCAGGTCTGCACGCCGCGCGGTCCCATCACGGTGGCTTGGACCTGGGAAAAAGGCCGGTTCCGCATCCGGGTGACCGCGCCGCGCGAACTGCAGGTCGAGATCGGGTTGCCGGACGGATCTGACCACAGAATGACCCACGGACGATTTGAAACCGAAGTCGTGATCCATGAAGCCTGA
- a CDS encoding DUF6807 family protein encodes MKPELDFALPTDGVVEIRCRKGPMLARYVYLPNTPLAESPRPYFHPLCSMAGEELTCFRPNDHPWHHGLSFTINQVSGHAFWGGPTYRQPDGYQWRTDHGRQWHVEWHKRCAEQLAHTIEWQTGARETLLREQRVLSFKVLGPAAWQLRWQAELVNVTSRALELGNPFSSEGLDGSHYTGLQFRGARDLLDDHGDAAIGVFGEGGLAGETAVHGTAAKWMEWHAQKDTTLHRVTIRFENHTGPLHWFVRRHNPLAAFPFQYEHDLSLPPTGRLEIDHTLTFTDA; translated from the coding sequence ATGAAGCCTGAACTTGATTTCGCGCTACCGACAGACGGCGTGGTCGAGATACGCTGTCGAAAAGGCCCGATGCTCGCGCGGTACGTGTACCTGCCGAACACTCCGCTGGCTGAATCGCCGCGGCCATACTTCCATCCGCTGTGCTCGATGGCGGGCGAAGAGCTGACCTGCTTTCGGCCGAATGACCATCCGTGGCATCATGGACTGAGCTTCACGATCAACCAGGTTTCGGGGCACGCGTTCTGGGGCGGGCCGACTTATCGCCAGCCGGACGGCTATCAGTGGCGGACAGATCATGGGCGGCAGTGGCACGTTGAGTGGCACAAACGTTGCGCCGAGCAGCTGGCGCATACGATCGAATGGCAGACGGGCGCGCGGGAGACGCTCTTGCGCGAACAGCGGGTGCTGTCGTTCAAGGTGCTCGGTCCCGCGGCGTGGCAGCTGCGATGGCAGGCGGAGTTGGTCAACGTCACCAGCCGCGCGCTCGAACTCGGTAATCCCTTTTCCTCCGAAGGGCTGGATGGCTCCCACTACACGGGGCTGCAGTTTCGCGGCGCCCGCGACCTGCTCGACGACCACGGCGATGCGGCAATCGGCGTTTTCGGCGAGGGCGGGCTCGCGGGGGAAACGGCCGTGCACGGAACGGCCGCGAAGTGGATGGAGTGGCACGCCCAGAAAGACACCACGCTGCATCGCGTCACCATTCGTTTCGAAAACCACACCGGGCCGCTGCACTGGTTCGTGCGGCGGCACAATCCGCTCGCCGCGTTCCCGTTTCAGTACGAACACGATTTGTCCTTACCGCCGACCGGACGGCTCGAGATCGATCACACCCTTACTTTTACCGACGCATAA
- a CDS encoding WD40/YVTN/BNR-like repeat-containing protein — protein MARIKICLALLVLLTGVSRAGPARQHELYVCATISRNYVVGSKLTTLSGLYHRAPDGSYVHFGVNFPGIFSLAMDPRDPRVLYVASLNGALCSRDGGETWRIGTSWDMTEPKDISVDPHAPDHVYLALPDGIAVSPDRGATWPRRENGLPERGKYTQVLKVDRTRAGRALAGCESGIYLTENTAQSWRQVFSTRTTITDLRQSPHDPQHWLATTQSDGALQSQDGGLTWTRFEGVPSAEALYNVAFDAANARRFAIGSWTYGVLVTEDGGATWHERNAGLPDGHCVFRVGIDPDDGRLYAAVYKEALFESRDFGRTWQKAGLEGSTVYNFVFVPKAAQ, from the coding sequence ATGGCCAGGATCAAAATTTGTCTCGCGCTGCTGGTGCTGCTCACCGGGGTGAGCCGCGCCGGGCCCGCCCGGCAACACGAGCTGTATGTCTGCGCGACGATCAGCCGCAACTATGTCGTTGGCTCGAAGCTTACGACCCTGAGTGGCCTGTATCATCGTGCTCCGGACGGCAGCTACGTTCACTTTGGCGTGAATTTCCCCGGGATCTTCAGTCTCGCGATGGATCCACGCGATCCGCGGGTGCTCTATGTGGCGTCGTTGAACGGTGCGCTGTGCAGCAGGGATGGCGGCGAGACTTGGCGCATTGGCACGAGCTGGGACATGACGGAGCCGAAGGACATTTCGGTCGATCCCCACGCGCCGGACCACGTGTACCTTGCGCTGCCCGACGGCATCGCGGTGTCGCCCGACCGGGGCGCGACCTGGCCGCGGCGCGAAAACGGGCTGCCGGAGCGTGGTAAGTACACGCAGGTCCTCAAGGTGGATCGCACCCGCGCCGGCCGCGCGCTCGCCGGCTGCGAGTCGGGCATCTACCTGACCGAGAATACGGCGCAGTCGTGGCGGCAGGTTTTCAGCACGCGGACCACGATCACGGATCTGCGGCAGTCGCCGCACGATCCGCAGCACTGGCTCGCGACCACGCAGAGTGACGGCGCGCTCCAGTCGCAGGATGGCGGGCTCACCTGGACGCGCTTCGAAGGAGTGCCGTCCGCGGAGGCGCTCTACAACGTCGCGTTTGACGCCGCGAACGCGCGACGGTTCGCGATCGGCAGCTGGACCTATGGCGTCCTCGTGACCGAAGACGGCGGGGCAACCTGGCACGAACGCAATGCCGGTCTCCCGGACGGGCACTGTGTTTTCCGCGTCGGGATCGATCCGGACGACGGGCGGCTCTACGCCGCGGTGTACAAGGAGGCGCTGTTCGAGTCGCGGGACTTCGGTCGCACGTGGCAAAAGGCCGGGTTGGAGGGCTCCACCGTCTACAACTTCGTCTTCGTGCCCAAGGCGGCGCAGTGA
- a CDS encoding M28 family metallopeptidase — protein MSVERLTRAVLAALALWVAAPAATGDNPEQLPEPVIESAARAHAMLTRLCDDFGGRLTGTPPAQAALARLALELRALGLEPKLRSFSMPGWERGDDRVELLTPVPRKLRAAAFGYVQPHPAFEADLVNLGAASEKEWPVGSIAGAVGLITSSSSASLRATVELAQVRGLRGLLYGGRESGGQLLLRTGSHVGEPLPVPVYALTDEEARWCARRLQRGEPMRVRLETRSRCRTVETANLSVTLKGRAPERIVVGAHFDSWDIGQGAIDNGLGVAQLFALADALRERKLERTVELIWFNGEEQGLWGSREQAARLGDTPIIAMINLDMVGVPQAVNALGDESLVPWLEQWNARRGDGRLPLGVQNNLWTGSDHTPFQLAGVRAITFHGPIDRESVRYYHDFADTIDKLPVTIVADSAKVISDLVVALANDASVPVVRRSAAETERMFVKAGVDQRLRGLGWWPFP, from the coding sequence ATGAGCGTTGAGCGACTGACTCGTGCCGTGCTGGCGGCTCTCGCGCTGTGGGTCGCGGCGCCTGCCGCTACCGGCGACAATCCGGAGCAGCTGCCGGAGCCGGTGATCGAGTCGGCGGCACGCGCGCATGCCATGCTGACGCGGCTTTGCGACGATTTCGGCGGACGATTGACGGGCACGCCGCCGGCGCAGGCGGCGCTCGCGCGGCTCGCGTTGGAACTGCGTGCGCTTGGGCTCGAACCCAAGCTGCGCTCTTTTTCGATGCCTGGCTGGGAGCGAGGCGATGATCGGGTGGAACTGCTGACGCCGGTTCCTCGCAAACTCCGCGCCGCGGCGTTCGGCTACGTGCAGCCGCACCCAGCGTTTGAGGCGGATCTCGTGAACCTCGGTGCGGCCAGCGAAAAGGAGTGGCCGGTTGGATCAATCGCGGGCGCGGTGGGGTTGATCACGTCGAGTTCGTCAGCCTCCCTGCGCGCGACAGTGGAACTCGCTCAGGTGCGGGGACTGCGCGGGCTGCTCTACGGCGGGCGGGAATCGGGCGGGCAATTGCTCCTGCGCACGGGCAGTCACGTGGGCGAGCCGCTGCCTGTCCCCGTCTACGCGCTGACCGACGAGGAGGCGCGCTGGTGCGCACGAAGGCTGCAGCGCGGTGAACCGATGCGTGTGCGCCTCGAAACGCGCTCGCGCTGCCGCACCGTCGAAACGGCGAATCTGTCGGTGACGCTCAAGGGCCGGGCGCCGGAGCGAATCGTGGTGGGAGCGCACTTCGACAGCTGGGACATCGGGCAGGGGGCGATCGACAACGGACTCGGGGTGGCGCAGCTGTTCGCGCTGGCCGATGCGTTGCGCGAGCGGAAGCTCGAGCGCACGGTCGAGCTGATCTGGTTCAACGGTGAGGAGCAGGGGCTGTGGGGATCGCGGGAGCAGGCGGCGCGGCTCGGTGACACCCCTATCATCGCGATGATCAATCTCGACATGGTGGGCGTGCCGCAGGCCGTAAATGCATTGGGCGACGAAAGTCTCGTACCCTGGCTGGAGCAGTGGAACGCGCGCCGCGGCGACGGGCGGCTGCCGTTGGGCGTGCAGAACAACCTGTGGACAGGCAGCGACCATACCCCATTTCAACTGGCCGGAGTGCGCGCGATCACCTTTCACGGCCCGATCGATCGCGAGTCGGTTCGGTACTATCACGACTTCGCCGACACGATCGACAAGCTGCCGGTCACGATCGTCGCTGATTCGGCGAAAGTGATCAGCGATCTGGTTGTGGCGCTGGCCAACGACGCATCCGTGCCGGTCGTCCGGCGCTCGGCGGCGGAGACGGAGCGGATGTTCGTCAAGGCGGGTGTCGACCAGCGGTTGCGCGGGCTCGGCTGGTGGCCTTTCCCGTAA
- a CDS encoding sodium:solute symporter family protein — MTLLGLHPVDALIVVAYIIGVLLIGKALAHGVKGEKDFFLGGRSLGRWFQFFLSFGTMADPGQATTTASSVYRQGAGGAWLALITLFLTPYYWFTTVWFRRVRLTTMADLFEDRFGRRFLATLYAVTTILMAIVAIASGNVVALKTLQPLMVKDPASYTVQEQQRVAYYHEFADLRAQRTAAALEPAKAARYDLLKDYYDRGELQPYVTYLHPVTFYLVSSTVVAVFVMLGGLKASAVVDAVQAILVILISTMLIPFGLLRIGGVSGLHEKVPAVMFNLFGGDGASEYTWYSIGALLFVQIVGIVGSQANMTIAGSAKNEMAARFGAVTGGFGKRFVTIAWAFCGLIAIALFGPNLSDPDQAWGLLTRALLPVGLIGLMIIGLLGGKLALLGAQSVVLSGLVVKNLYEPLLPGRSERHYMIVARVTVPVVLALGVGVGLYMNSVVAILKFVIVLLVVWGVPITMIFLWRRVTEAAVRIQVIATLVFIAVIPSLVPAIPTLAQSEALTVMTRERTEHVRRAATLEDVAAGRAQAAGEMIARTRVIEPVSVFFEEGVVRTNPADLSSPRTGKGLFRVEAYLVSLLGFDVAGFSPAMLMTTRYMVDGLLPIAILMIASLLTKPTEPARVARFYARLKTPVAATLEEDAREIEASYADPGRFDHLRLFPRTNWELTRWDRYDVLGFLGCCGLVGFVLLFFKAVLVVGS, encoded by the coding sequence ATGACCCTGCTCGGACTTCATCCCGTCGACGCGCTCATCGTTGTCGCCTACATCATCGGCGTTCTGCTCATCGGCAAGGCGCTCGCGCATGGGGTGAAGGGGGAGAAGGACTTCTTCCTGGGGGGGCGCTCGCTGGGGCGCTGGTTCCAGTTTTTCCTCAGCTTTGGCACGATGGCGGATCCGGGGCAGGCGACGACTACGGCGAGTTCGGTTTATCGCCAGGGGGCCGGCGGTGCGTGGCTCGCGTTGATCACGCTTTTTCTCACGCCGTACTACTGGTTCACCACGGTGTGGTTCCGCCGCGTGCGGCTGACCACGATGGCGGACCTCTTTGAAGACCGGTTTGGCCGACGCTTCCTGGCCACCCTCTACGCGGTCACGACGATCCTGATGGCCATCGTAGCGATCGCGAGTGGCAACGTGGTCGCGTTGAAAACGCTGCAGCCCTTGATGGTGAAGGATCCGGCGAGCTACACCGTGCAGGAACAGCAACGAGTCGCGTACTATCACGAGTTCGCCGACCTGCGCGCGCAACGGACGGCTGCGGCCCTCGAACCGGCAAAGGCTGCGCGCTACGATTTGCTGAAAGACTACTATGACCGCGGCGAACTGCAGCCATACGTCACGTATCTACATCCGGTGACGTTCTACCTCGTATCGTCGACGGTGGTCGCCGTGTTTGTGATGCTGGGAGGACTGAAGGCCTCGGCCGTCGTTGACGCGGTGCAGGCAATTCTGGTGATCCTGATCTCCACCATGCTCATCCCGTTTGGATTGCTGCGAATAGGAGGAGTGTCGGGATTGCACGAGAAAGTGCCCGCGGTGATGTTCAATCTGTTCGGCGGGGACGGGGCGAGCGAGTACACTTGGTACTCCATCGGCGCGTTGCTGTTCGTGCAGATCGTCGGAATCGTCGGATCGCAGGCGAATATGACTATCGCGGGCTCCGCGAAGAATGAGATGGCCGCGCGCTTTGGCGCAGTGACCGGCGGCTTCGGCAAACGCTTCGTCACGATCGCGTGGGCCTTCTGTGGGCTGATCGCGATCGCGCTGTTCGGCCCGAACCTTTCCGATCCAGACCAGGCATGGGGACTGCTGACGCGTGCGCTGCTGCCCGTCGGCCTGATCGGCCTGATGATCATCGGACTGCTCGGAGGAAAACTCGCGCTGCTCGGCGCGCAGTCGGTGGTGCTTTCCGGACTGGTGGTGAAGAACCTCTATGAGCCGCTGCTGCCCGGCCGATCGGAGCGGCACTACATGATCGTGGCGCGCGTGACGGTCCCGGTCGTGCTGGCGCTTGGCGTCGGCGTCGGTCTTTACATGAACAGCGTCGTCGCGATCCTGAAGTTCGTCATCGTGCTGCTCGTGGTCTGGGGCGTGCCGATCACGATGATTTTCCTGTGGCGACGCGTGACCGAGGCTGCCGTGCGCATCCAGGTAATCGCGACGCTGGTGTTCATCGCAGTGATTCCGTCGTTGGTGCCGGCCATTCCGACGCTCGCGCAGTCAGAGGCCTTGACCGTCATGACTCGCGAGCGGACGGAGCATGTCCGGCGCGCCGCGACGCTGGAGGACGTGGCGGCGGGCCGAGCGCAGGCCGCGGGCGAAATGATCGCACGAACGCGCGTGATCGAGCCGGTCTCCGTCTTTTTCGAGGAAGGGGTGGTCCGCACGAACCCCGCCGATCTCTCCTCGCCCAGAACGGGCAAAGGATTGTTCCGAGTCGAGGCGTATCTCGTTTCACTGTTGGGCTTCGACGTGGCCGGGTTTAGTCCCGCGATGCTGATGACGACCCGGTACATGGTGGATGGACTGCTGCCCATTGCGATCCTGATGATCGCCAGCCTGCTAACCAAGCCGACGGAACCGGCGCGGGTAGCGCGTTTTTATGCCCGGCTGAAGACGCCCGTCGCCGCAACCCTCGAGGAGGATGCCCGCGAGATCGAGGCGAGTTACGCCGATCCGGGCCGCTTCGATCACCTCAGGTTGTTTCCGCGCACGAATTGGGAGCTGACGAGATGGGATCGTTACGACGTGCTCGGCTTCCTGGGGTGCTGTGGATTGGTTGGCTTTGTGTTGCTGTTCTTCAAGGCAGTGCTGGTGGTCGGGAGCTGA
- a CDS encoding Gfo/Idh/MocA family protein, whose protein sequence is MKKIYRAAIVGTGSISDAHVRAVDATEGRVTLEAAVDIDAGRVGEFVRRHGIQRQFTDYATMLTQVRPDIVFIATPPAQHAPMSIKAMEAGAWVFCEKPLCGSLAELDQIRAAEKRTGCHTACIFQMRFGSSSDHVRRLADSGQLGRPLVGVCNTLWFRDTAYYSVPWQGRWETALGGPTMVLGIHAMDHFLHLMGDWTEVRAAAATLDRHIEVEDISMAIVTFANGALGSIINSALSPRQETYLRLDYQRATVELTHLYGYGRENWRFTPVPPAQDDALLQAWQSFPPDVPSSHGAQLNAFVRDMDAKRGPLTSGAEAYKTLDLLTSIYKSAFTGEIVPRGSIQPGDPFYQTLNGGRSPRRLVAN, encoded by the coding sequence ATGAAGAAAATTTACCGCGCTGCGATTGTCGGTACCGGCTCAATTAGCGACGCCCATGTCCGGGCGGTCGATGCCACGGAGGGTCGCGTGACCCTCGAGGCCGCGGTCGACATCGACGCCGGCCGCGTTGGAGAGTTCGTCCGGCGGCACGGGATTCAGCGCCAGTTCACCGACTACGCCACCATGCTCACCCAGGTCCGGCCCGACATCGTGTTCATCGCGACGCCGCCGGCGCAGCACGCACCGATGAGCATCAAGGCGATGGAAGCCGGGGCTTGGGTGTTTTGCGAAAAGCCGCTGTGCGGCTCGCTCGCCGAACTCGACCAGATTCGCGCCGCGGAGAAACGCACCGGCTGTCACACGGCCTGTATTTTCCAGATGCGGTTTGGCTCCTCGAGCGATCACGTCCGCCGCCTGGCCGATTCCGGCCAGCTGGGCCGGCCGCTCGTCGGCGTCTGCAACACGCTCTGGTTCCGCGACACCGCCTACTATTCCGTGCCCTGGCAGGGCCGCTGGGAAACCGCGCTCGGCGGACCGACGATGGTGCTGGGCATTCACGCGATGGATCACTTCCTCCATTTGATGGGTGATTGGACAGAGGTCCGCGCCGCCGCCGCGACACTCGATCGGCACATCGAAGTGGAAGACATTTCGATGGCGATTGTGACCTTTGCCAACGGTGCGCTGGGCTCGATCATCAATAGCGCGCTGAGTCCGCGACAGGAAACTTACCTCCGGCTCGATTACCAGCGGGCGACGGTGGAACTCACCCACCTTTACGGTTACGGCCGGGAAAACTGGCGCTTCACGCCCGTGCCGCCGGCACAGGACGACGCGCTGTTGCAGGCGTGGCAATCGTTCCCGCCCGACGTGCCGTCGTCGCACGGCGCTCAGCTCAACGCGTTCGTCCGCGACATGGACGCCAAACGCGGGCCACTCACCTCCGGCGCGGAAGCGTACAAGACGCTCGATCTGCTGACCTCGATCTACAAATCGGCGTTCACCGGCGAGATCGTCCCGCGGGGCTCCATCCAGCCCGGCGATCCGTTTTATCAGACGCTCAACGGCGGTCGCTCTCCCCGGCGGTTGGTCGCGAATTGA